Proteins from a genomic interval of Shewanella seohaensis:
- a CDS encoding AraC family transcriptional regulator gives MSDVISKATMLAPSQFAFTLDANRPVLSNARNLEAEMGVEPHSHPRGQLLWAAKGILRVQSDNAVWVVPSTHAVWLPSGCRHQINCETHAHLRNLYIDPSYRVRVQDTQVVMVTMTPLMREMVLKLCQSTSMEPAKYFRLGLSAIDELDTLDSVNTYLNAGSDPRLGRVIQLLIKKPQAEYTLAELAQGAGASIRTIERLFKAETGQTYRQWRQRYRLLNSLERLTQGESTTGVAHSLGYLSVSSFSAAFKALFGCTPQEYAQKACKPQP, from the coding sequence GTGTCAGATGTTATTTCCAAAGCGACAATGTTGGCGCCCAGCCAATTTGCGTTCACGTTAGACGCAAATCGTCCCGTATTGAGTAATGCGCGCAATCTCGAGGCCGAAATGGGCGTTGAACCCCATTCTCACCCTCGGGGGCAGTTACTTTGGGCGGCAAAAGGGATTTTACGGGTACAGAGCGACAATGCGGTTTGGGTGGTGCCATCGACCCATGCCGTGTGGCTCCCCAGTGGTTGCCGGCATCAAATTAACTGTGAAACCCATGCCCATCTTCGCAACTTGTATATTGATCCCAGTTATCGCGTAAGAGTGCAGGACACGCAGGTGGTGATGGTTACCATGACGCCGCTAATGCGGGAAATGGTGCTGAAGCTATGTCAAAGCACCTCGATGGAACCCGCAAAGTATTTCCGCTTGGGTTTAAGTGCCATTGACGAGCTAGATACACTCGACAGTGTGAATACCTATTTGAATGCGGGCTCGGATCCGCGTCTTGGCCGAGTGATCCAACTGTTGATCAAAAAACCGCAGGCGGAATATACCTTGGCCGAATTAGCCCAAGGCGCGGGGGCGAGTATCAGAACCATAGAACGACTCTTTAAAGCCGAAACCGGACAGACCTATAGACAATGGCGCCAAAGGTACCGATTACTCAACTCCCTTGAGCGGTTAACCCAAGGGGAGAGCACGACGGGCGTGGCCCATAGTCTGGGGTATTTGAGTGTCAGTAGCTTTAGCGCAGCATTTAAAGCCCTATTTGGTTGCACGCCTCAGGAATACGCCCAAAAAGCGTGCAAGCCACAGCCCTAA
- a CDS encoding LysR family transcriptional regulator, whose product MNFSLEQLLAFVTVYEHLSFSKAAVKLNKHRTTIGQVITNLEDQLAVTLFERIGRSVEPTEDGHLLYHYAKQAIEQARVFDKIALSLSYGELERVVIAYPSFIPHQALYLIRKQLVQDFPTLRVEFLVRDRAAIKHGIVDGSIHFGIVNIHDSTAIHSMDTAFLGHVEFLPYVQEGGKFASMEPAIVGDLLKTERQFILKSLVDEGLGDKFVLSANNEQVDQLALIIKMIKEGLGWAWLPKALSESQFALDGVVPVNSDMLFEGLKLPISLWCPHSKSVKNIKASIIKAIADHVKKYHLT is encoded by the coding sequence ATGAATTTTAGTCTTGAACAACTGCTGGCATTTGTCACTGTGTATGAACACTTATCCTTTAGTAAAGCGGCGGTAAAGCTCAACAAGCACAGAACTACGATAGGACAGGTGATCACTAATCTTGAAGATCAGCTCGCCGTGACCTTGTTCGAGCGTATTGGCCGCTCCGTTGAGCCGACGGAAGACGGCCATCTTCTGTATCATTACGCCAAGCAAGCGATTGAACAGGCCAGAGTGTTCGATAAAATTGCGCTCAGTTTGTCATACGGTGAACTTGAGCGAGTGGTGATTGCTTACCCAAGCTTTATTCCCCATCAAGCGCTCTATCTTATCCGTAAACAGTTAGTGCAGGATTTCCCAACATTGCGAGTCGAGTTTTTGGTACGTGACCGTGCGGCGATCAAGCATGGCATTGTGGATGGTTCGATTCACTTTGGCATAGTGAACATCCATGATAGTACGGCTATTCATAGCATGGATACGGCATTTCTTGGTCATGTGGAATTTCTGCCTTACGTACAAGAAGGCGGAAAGTTCGCCTCGATGGAACCTGCAATCGTCGGCGATCTGTTAAAAACCGAGCGCCAATTTATTTTAAAGTCGCTGGTGGATGAGGGCCTAGGGGATAAATTTGTATTGTCGGCGAATAACGAACAGGTTGACCAACTGGCGCTGATCATCAAGATGATCAAGGAAGGGCTCGGCTGGGCATGGCTACCCAAGGCGCTGTCAGAATCTCAGTTCGCGTTGGATGGTGTGGTGCCCGTCAACTCCGACATGTTGTTTGAAGGGCTTAAGTTACCCATCTCACTCTGGTGTCCACACTCAAAGAGCGTGAAAAATATCAAGGCTTCAATCATCAAAGCCATCGCCGATCACGTAAAAAAGTATCACTTAACCTAG
- the pdxY gene encoding pyridoxal kinase — MEGIISIQSNLVYGHGGNSAAVFPVQRMGLEIWPINTAQYSNHSQYQQGWTGRCYPASDIRELLHGLGNIELLAHCKAIISGHQASVAQCIAVKEAVMQVKSQSAAALYVCDPSLDESYQKMDSEQAVSQHLLTELMPMADVIVANLSELVQFTHCQIETVAQAVNACKQALALGPKMVLLKNLRFIDDTSYSMMLVTAKTAYLSQRPLLRFEVIPAGIRELLTAIFTACLVKQMSPAAALRHTNNAVYGVLELTQDNGSLELETIGGQYEFVEPTHDFALKKLQFSSNSQN; from the coding sequence ATGGAAGGCATTATTTCTATTCAGTCCAACTTAGTCTACGGACACGGGGGCAACAGCGCGGCGGTTTTTCCTGTTCAACGTATGGGGCTTGAGATCTGGCCAATCAATACTGCGCAATACTCTAACCATAGCCAATACCAGCAAGGTTGGACCGGGCGTTGTTATCCTGCAAGCGATATCAGAGAACTACTGCATGGGCTGGGCAATATTGAGCTACTGGCTCATTGCAAAGCCATTATCTCGGGCCATCAAGCGAGCGTGGCGCAATGCATCGCGGTCAAAGAAGCCGTGATGCAGGTAAAGTCCCAAAGTGCGGCGGCGCTTTATGTGTGCGATCCCTCACTAGATGAAAGTTATCAGAAAATGGATAGCGAACAAGCAGTTAGTCAGCACCTGTTAACTGAGCTTATGCCGATGGCCGACGTGATTGTTGCTAATCTTTCTGAGCTGGTGCAATTCACCCATTGTCAGATTGAGACTGTCGCGCAAGCGGTGAATGCCTGTAAACAAGCTTTAGCTTTAGGGCCTAAGATGGTGCTACTGAAAAACCTGAGATTTATCGATGACACGAGTTATAGCATGATGTTAGTGACGGCTAAAACTGCCTATCTAAGCCAGCGGCCCTTGCTTAGGTTTGAGGTGATACCTGCGGGGATCCGCGAATTGCTCACGGCGATCTTTACCGCTTGTTTAGTAAAACAGATGTCGCCCGCGGCGGCATTGCGACATACCAATAATGCCGTTTACGGCGTGCTGGAACTCACGCAGGATAATGGCAGTCTGGAGCTTGAAACCATCGGTGGCCAGTATGAGTTTGTTGAGCCAACCCATGATTTCGCGCTGAAAAAATTGCAATTTTCGTCTAACTCACAAAATTGA
- a CDS encoding DUF3299 domain-containing protein: MKHFILLMALLTSSWVNATEILTWDVLKPNPSQQQALSASDKALVSEIHLYELAQQSRQLSQLEYDGYIQRIALAEKRGLDVKEAVAQMVLGEQDATAAIPALEVNDMQLRGYLIPLEHQGLIGNQFVLVPSAGACTHTPPPPANQTVLVEIPKGYQLHGLYTPVWVKGNIRAEPINTSVALSDGYQALQAGYVIDATAILDYH, encoded by the coding sequence ATGAAACACTTCATTTTATTGATGGCGCTCCTGACATCATCCTGGGTTAATGCCACAGAAATCCTCACGTGGGATGTGCTTAAGCCTAATCCTTCCCAGCAACAAGCTTTATCTGCGAGCGATAAAGCCTTGGTCAGCGAGATCCATTTGTATGAACTTGCACAGCAGTCTCGCCAGTTAAGCCAACTCGAGTACGATGGCTATATTCAGCGGATAGCACTGGCAGAAAAACGAGGCCTAGATGTTAAAGAAGCCGTAGCGCAAATGGTGCTCGGTGAGCAAGATGCGACCGCGGCGATCCCAGCGCTTGAAGTGAATGATATGCAGCTACGCGGTTATCTCATTCCACTCGAACATCAAGGCCTTATTGGCAATCAATTTGTGTTAGTGCCTTCAGCCGGTGCCTGCACCCATACACCGCCGCCACCCGCAAATCAAACGGTATTGGTTGAGATCCCTAAGGGCTATCAGTTACATGGCCTTTATACGCCAGTGTGGGTTAAGGGCAATATTCGGGCCGAGCCTATCAATACTTCGGTTGCGCTGTCCGATGGGTATCAGGCGTTGCAGGCTGGATATGTGATAGATGCAACGGCGATCCTTGATTATCACTAA
- a CDS encoding M20 family peptidase, giving the protein MTKQSIIFTCIASALALSASTFAVENQDFSSMQMKGIEKVEVKVDLDGAAQRLSQAVQFPTISNQDRSDFDEKAFNDYHDFLVKSYPLVHKTLKRELVGSPRPFSLIYTWEGKNPALAPAVFMAHQDVVPVAAESRDQWKVDPFSGAIKDGYIWGRGSLDDKNQIQAILEAAEMKIKEGFQPDRTILFVFGHDEEVGGPEGAKHAADIIEQRYDKIAFVIDESAPLIPGVFPGIRENTALIGIAQKGYVSLEIAINGMGGHSSQPPVESNIVALAKAVEKVEAAQFPYKIHDAIRYQYRFMGPELPESQQPMYKAVAYGNNDSVSELEKKFMEVMSQNQVTRAMLHTTTAVTMFNAGIKDNVLPPAATAVVNFRPMPGDTPEVIIEHVKKAINDDRISIRDISASTPATNVADPNGGGYKLLEKTIRQTWGNDLIVSPFFVIGGSDSKHFQARDFAPDVYTITALQLENVKEFEGFHGVNERILVEEYGRSIGFFYQLMDNLTNL; this is encoded by the coding sequence ATGACAAAGCAATCAATCATCTTTACCTGTATCGCCTCTGCGCTTGCACTGTCAGCCAGTACTTTTGCAGTAGAAAACCAAGATTTCAGTTCAATGCAGATGAAAGGCATTGAGAAGGTCGAAGTTAAAGTCGATCTCGACGGCGCGGCTCAGCGTCTCTCACAGGCGGTGCAGTTCCCAACTATCTCTAACCAAGACCGCAGCGATTTTGATGAAAAAGCATTTAATGATTATCACGACTTTTTGGTTAAGTCGTACCCATTAGTGCACAAAACCTTAAAGCGTGAGCTGGTTGGCTCACCCCGTCCATTTAGCTTGATTTACACATGGGAAGGTAAAAATCCTGCATTAGCACCAGCAGTGTTTATGGCGCACCAAGATGTGGTTCCAGTGGCGGCAGAGTCGCGTGATCAATGGAAAGTTGACCCGTTCTCCGGTGCCATTAAAGATGGTTATATTTGGGGCCGCGGTTCATTAGACGACAAAAACCAAATCCAAGCGATTTTAGAAGCGGCAGAAATGAAGATCAAAGAAGGCTTCCAACCCGATCGCACTATCCTGTTTGTCTTCGGTCATGATGAAGAGGTGGGTGGCCCCGAAGGCGCTAAACATGCGGCGGATATTATTGAGCAACGTTATGACAAAATTGCCTTTGTGATTGACGAATCTGCACCGCTGATCCCCGGCGTATTCCCAGGTATTCGCGAAAACACCGCGCTGATTGGGATTGCCCAAAAGGGATATGTCAGTCTTGAGATTGCCATTAATGGTATGGGAGGGCACTCATCACAACCACCCGTAGAGTCGAATATTGTGGCACTGGCCAAAGCGGTTGAGAAGGTTGAGGCGGCGCAGTTCCCCTACAAGATACATGATGCAATTCGTTACCAGTATCGCTTTATGGGGCCTGAGTTACCCGAATCGCAGCAGCCCATGTATAAGGCCGTGGCTTATGGTAACAATGATAGTGTGAGTGAACTTGAGAAGAAGTTTATGGAAGTGATGTCGCAAAACCAAGTGACGCGCGCCATGCTGCATACCACGACTGCCGTGACCATGTTTAACGCGGGGATTAAAGATAACGTGTTGCCGCCAGCGGCAACGGCGGTTGTGAACTTTAGACCTATGCCTGGGGATACGCCTGAAGTGATTATCGAGCACGTGAAAAAAGCCATTAACGATGACCGTATCAGCATTCGTGATATTTCGGCCTCAACACCTGCAACCAATGTGGCGGATCCCAATGGTGGTGGTTATAAATTGCTTGAGAAGACTATCCGTCAAACCTGGGGTAACGATCTGATTGTGTCACCTTTCTTTGTGATTGGTGGTTCGGACTCTAAACACTTCCAAGCCCGTGATTTTGCGCCAGATGTGTACACTATTACCGCATTACAGTTGGAGAACGTTAAGGAGTTTGAAGGTTTCCATGGCGTGAACGAACGTATTCTTGTTGAAGAGTATGGCCGCTCAATTGGTTTCTTCTACCAACTGATGGATAACTTAACGAACCTATAA
- a CDS encoding DUF1656 domain-containing protein, whose amino-acid sequence MYTVPHELAFGEIYLPPLLLVVTLAYGFTLLVTKIIVKTGFYRYVGHPVLAEISLTIIFCGAISQFIYVF is encoded by the coding sequence ATGTACACCGTACCCCACGAACTCGCGTTTGGCGAGATTTATCTCCCGCCGCTCCTCCTTGTCGTCACGCTCGCCTATGGTTTTACCCTATTGGTGACAAAAATCATCGTCAAAACAGGTTTTTATCGTTACGTCGGTCATCCTGTGTTAGCCGAAATCAGCCTGACAATTATCTTCTGCGGCGCTATTAGCCAATTCATTTATGTTTTTTAA
- a CDS encoding HlyD family secretion protein — MFKRYFITLLLLLGAGSVIAHFYQIYNQHPWTRDGRVNAHIISITPRVTGQITHIYVEDNSHVKEGELLFEIDDSLYQAAYHKAMASQSQEQAVLERALNEDKRANDLQKRTPGSVPVLTLNNLSNTVTSARASLELARAGVEEAKLNLQYTKVYAPTDGFLTSFNLRIGSHAMANTPVVALIDANSFWVEGYFKETDLEGVAPNDKAFVTLLMDSDRVFDAQVQSIGFGIAKQDGLKGNELLPNINPNFQWIRLAQRIPVKVTFKALPTDFQLRVGMTASIKVIKQSVEH; from the coding sequence ATGTTTAAACGTTACTTCATCACATTACTGCTATTACTGGGTGCTGGCAGCGTCATCGCCCATTTTTACCAGATCTACAATCAACATCCGTGGACGCGGGACGGTCGAGTGAACGCCCATATCATTTCCATTACACCTCGGGTCACAGGTCAAATCACTCATATCTATGTGGAAGACAACAGCCATGTCAAAGAAGGCGAGCTACTGTTTGAAATCGACGATAGCCTCTATCAGGCGGCCTATCACAAAGCCATGGCTTCACAGTCGCAGGAACAGGCCGTGCTTGAAAGAGCCTTGAATGAGGACAAGCGCGCCAACGATTTGCAAAAGCGCACTCCCGGCTCAGTGCCAGTGCTCACACTCAATAATCTCAGTAATACAGTGACATCGGCCCGGGCCAGCCTTGAACTGGCGCGAGCTGGTGTCGAAGAGGCAAAATTGAATTTACAGTACACCAAAGTGTATGCCCCGACCGATGGTTTCCTGACCAGCTTTAACCTTCGTATCGGCTCACATGCGATGGCCAATACGCCCGTGGTTGCGCTTATCGACGCGAATAGTTTTTGGGTAGAAGGCTACTTTAAGGAAACCGATCTTGAAGGTGTTGCCCCCAATGATAAGGCCTTCGTGACGCTGTTGATGGATTCTGATCGGGTGTTTGACGCGCAAGTACAAAGCATTGGCTTTGGTATTGCTAAACAAGATGGCCTGAAAGGCAACGAACTGTTACCTAACATCAATCCTAATTTCCAATGGATCCGTTTGGCACAGCGTATTCCGGTCAAGGTCACGTTCAAGGCGCTTCCCACCGATTTTCAACTGCGCGTAGGCATGACGGCCTCAATCAAAGTCATCAAACAATCAGTCGAGCATTAA
- a CDS encoding FUSC family protein, producing the protein MLKATSKEAIKAALAVVCSLCLAIGFQWEKPYWAAITVAVMALDETFAHALQKGQNRIIGALLGVGYALFLIVFFSQERFLFFAFYSLFLAASLFMASDKKYGYIFIQGFCVCTIVCCMGDSITLIPSKRLCYGCKRQC; encoded by the coding sequence ATGTTAAAAGCCACCTCTAAAGAAGCCATTAAAGCGGCACTGGCAGTTGTTTGCTCGCTTTGCTTAGCGATTGGGTTTCAATGGGAAAAACCCTATTGGGCTGCGATAACAGTCGCGGTGATGGCACTGGACGAAACCTTTGCTCACGCGCTGCAAAAAGGCCAAAACCGCATCATCGGCGCGCTCTTGGGCGTAGGATATGCCCTATTTCTGATCGTCTTCTTTTCTCAGGAACGCTTTTTATTTTTCGCCTTTTACTCACTGTTTTTGGCCGCCAGCCTCTTTATGGCTAGTGATAAAAAATACGGTTATATCTTCATTCAGGGTTTCTGTGTCTGCACCATCGTTTGCTGCATGGGGGATTCGATAACACTAATACCTTCCAAACGATTGTGTTACGGCTGCAAGAGACAATGTTAG
- a CDS encoding TonB-dependent receptor plug domain-containing protein, with product MTTQTTVARAVRFSLLALVSASVTPQVFAADEAAVINDKVERIEVTGSRIKRTDLENASPIVVVSAADIEKGGFNSVQDVLGNLSQNSGGSMTQQEVHGFTPAASAVNLRGVGAGRVLTLINGKRVPKYPFGAGGTDSFVDTANIPLGAIERIEILTTGASAIYGSDAMGGVINIILKKDVEQSTFKYRHSDTFDGGLQNNQFSFMTGVSSDKANLTFFAEYEDRQALKASDRPEWGTDIIPGNYYAGYSSYGANLVDSNGKLLKSLSAAECDARGYVMMSNGKCGFDRSAQRDFSPEQKRYSTMINLTKDLNDNHQLYSRLDYTHASTYTEIESATVGDDFMFNVSGDNVTIVDELNGLSQVFDKNTAFGGDFAGAADGDYYYTRRMSELGPRTSDFETNNFSFLLGSKGYLTDTIEYDTSWSIARQTVDSTTAGSPTYQSMWNYLTAGTNGNSLLDVISPDDAAMLDFQGGKKGQSTLSSFNAGISGEAFELPAGTVAYAVGVEYGKEWFYDKSDSFTSNGGVIGKGGSSAQGEREQYAGYAEVAVPVIENLTVTLAGRYDYYDDLSDVGGQFSPQVAVEYRPIDNLLLRGLYAETFRAPDMQRLFGEPTAAYSTVIDTPTCEAAGGTGPACEKIDSLPITIGANPELEAETGKNYNLGMVWDYNDLNLTLDYWIVEIDNLVNSPSAQYILDHSDAFADKIFRDASGKLIQVNTQAINMSSQETSGIDFSVGYRYETSGYGDVTARLEGTYLLKWEEQLTPDSEPLDLIDGDGSAPQIRGNLNLGWNYDDFATNLLIKYTDSMNGQRKEAFINNGLADKYAVTIDSHVEVNWAASYMLTDAIKFSGGINNIFDAGPEIDETQNSWPHYPRSYYNVVGREYYLAVEMNF from the coding sequence ATGACTACGCAAACAACCGTGGCGCGTGCGGTTCGTTTTAGTTTACTCGCTTTGGTCTCCGCCTCGGTGACACCGCAAGTATTTGCCGCCGATGAAGCGGCCGTTATCAATGATAAAGTGGAACGTATTGAGGTCACGGGTTCACGTATTAAACGTACCGATCTTGAAAATGCCTCGCCTATCGTGGTGGTGAGCGCCGCAGATATCGAAAAAGGCGGCTTTAACTCAGTGCAAGACGTGTTAGGCAACCTGTCGCAAAACTCCGGTGGGTCGATGACTCAACAGGAAGTGCACGGCTTTACCCCAGCAGCATCTGCCGTCAACCTTCGTGGTGTGGGCGCTGGACGTGTACTGACGCTGATCAACGGTAAACGTGTGCCTAAATATCCCTTTGGCGCTGGCGGCACTGATAGCTTTGTCGATACCGCCAACATTCCGTTAGGGGCGATTGAGCGTATTGAAATTTTAACCACGGGTGCCTCGGCCATTTACGGCTCCGATGCGATGGGCGGTGTAATCAACATCATCTTGAAAAAAGACGTTGAGCAAAGCACCTTCAAATACCGCCACTCAGATACCTTCGATGGCGGCCTGCAGAACAACCAGTTCTCCTTTATGACGGGTGTCAGCAGCGATAAAGCAAACCTGACCTTCTTCGCCGAATATGAAGATCGCCAAGCATTAAAAGCCTCAGACCGCCCTGAATGGGGCACTGATATAATCCCAGGTAACTATTATGCTGGTTACAGCTCCTATGGCGCCAACCTTGTGGATAGCAATGGCAAATTGCTCAAGAGCTTAAGCGCCGCCGAATGTGATGCACGCGGCTATGTGATGATGTCCAATGGCAAATGTGGTTTCGATCGCTCCGCACAGCGCGACTTTTCGCCTGAGCAAAAGCGCTACTCCACCATGATTAACCTCACCAAAGACTTAAACGACAATCATCAGCTGTATTCGCGCCTCGATTACACCCATGCCTCGACCTACACAGAAATTGAATCGGCCACTGTGGGCGACGATTTTATGTTTAACGTGTCGGGCGATAACGTCACTATCGTCGATGAGCTCAATGGCTTATCTCAAGTGTTCGATAAAAATACCGCCTTCGGCGGAGATTTTGCCGGCGCGGCCGATGGAGACTATTACTACACTCGCCGTATGTCTGAGTTAGGTCCACGCACCTCTGATTTTGAGACCAATAACTTCTCCTTCTTATTAGGCAGTAAAGGTTACCTCACGGATACTATCGAGTACGACACCTCGTGGTCGATTGCGCGCCAAACGGTAGACTCCACCACCGCAGGTTCGCCCACCTACCAAAGCATGTGGAATTACCTCACCGCGGGCACAAACGGCAATTCTCTACTGGATGTGATTTCACCGGACGATGCCGCAATGCTAGATTTCCAAGGTGGCAAGAAGGGGCAATCTACCCTGTCGAGCTTTAACGCGGGGATCAGTGGCGAAGCCTTTGAATTACCAGCAGGTACAGTGGCTTATGCCGTGGGCGTCGAATACGGTAAAGAATGGTTCTACGACAAGTCCGATAGCTTTACCAGCAATGGTGGCGTGATTGGTAAAGGCGGCAGCAGCGCTCAAGGTGAACGTGAGCAATACGCAGGTTATGCCGAAGTCGCCGTGCCCGTGATTGAAAACCTCACCGTCACCCTTGCGGGCCGTTACGACTACTATGACGATTTATCCGATGTGGGTGGTCAATTCAGTCCACAAGTCGCAGTCGAGTATCGCCCGATTGATAATCTGTTGTTACGCGGTCTGTATGCGGAAACCTTCCGAGCGCCAGATATGCAACGCTTATTTGGTGAACCAACGGCAGCCTATAGCACAGTGATCGACACTCCAACCTGTGAGGCCGCAGGTGGCACGGGCCCAGCCTGTGAGAAGATTGACTCACTGCCAATTACTATCGGTGCAAACCCAGAACTTGAAGCCGAAACCGGTAAAAACTATAACCTCGGCATGGTGTGGGATTATAACGATCTCAATTTAACCTTGGACTACTGGATTGTTGAAATCGATAACCTAGTCAATAGCCCAAGCGCCCAGTATATCTTGGATCACTCTGACGCCTTCGCCGATAAGATTTTCCGCGATGCAAGCGGCAAGTTAATTCAAGTGAATACTCAAGCCATCAACATGTCATCCCAAGAAACTTCGGGTATCGACTTCTCGGTGGGCTATCGCTATGAGACTTCAGGCTACGGCGATGTCACCGCCCGCTTGGAAGGCACCTATTTGCTGAAGTGGGAGGAGCAATTAACTCCAGATTCTGAGCCTTTAGATCTGATCGATGGTGACGGCTCTGCCCCGCAAATCCGCGGTAACTTAAATCTGGGTTGGAACTACGATGACTTCGCTACCAACCTGCTGATCAAGTACACCGACAGCATGAATGGCCAGCGTAAAGAGGCATTCATTAACAATGGCTTGGCGGATAAATACGCCGTCACTATCGACAGCCATGTCGAAGTGAACTGGGCCGCCAGCTATATGTTAACCGATGCGATTAAGTTCTCCGGCGGGATTAATAATATCTTCGATGCAGGCCCTGAGATTGACGAAACCCAAAACTCTTGGCCGCATTACCCACGTTCTTACTACAACGTTGTTGGACGTGAATATTATTTAGCGGTAGAGATGAACTTCTAA
- a CDS encoding arsenate reductase, with protein MPQCEQNQCVPTAPLDRSIILTLFGIKNCDTVRKARKWIETHQLSVNFHDFREDGLAEKDLQHWCQIAGWETVFNKRSTSFRALSDADKANIDQAKAIQLMLTYPTLIKRPVLVVGEQVQVGFNEAEYKKVFSL; from the coding sequence ATGCCACAATGCGAGCAAAATCAATGCGTGCCAACGGCGCCCCTCGATAGGAGCATCATCTTGACCCTTTTTGGTATTAAAAATTGCGATACAGTGCGTAAAGCACGTAAATGGATTGAAACCCATCAACTTTCGGTCAACTTCCATGACTTTAGGGAAGATGGATTAGCAGAAAAGGATCTTCAGCATTGGTGTCAAATTGCAGGATGGGAAACTGTCTTTAACAAACGCAGTACCAGTTTTCGCGCCTTGAGTGATGCAGATAAGGCCAATATCGACCAAGCCAAAGCCATTCAACTGATGCTCACTTACCCGACGCTGATCAAGCGCCCTGTGCTGGTTGTGGGTGAACAAGTGCAGGTGGGCTTTAACGAAGCCGAATATAAGAAGGTCTTTTCCCTATGA
- the dapE gene encoding succinyl-diaminopimelate desuccinylase, protein MTHASNTHPVTELTKALIARPSVTPLDEGCQTLMAERLAAIGFNIEPMVFEDTTNMWARRGNEGPVFCFAGHTDVVPAGDLSRWHTPPFEPTIIDGYLYGRGAADMKGSLAAMIVATERFVAKHPNHPGSIAFLITSDEEGPFINGTTRVIDTLEARNEKITWALVGEPSSTLKLGDVVKNGRRGSLTANLTVKGIQGHVAYPHLADNPIHKAAPFLAELSQTHWDNGNEFFPPTSMQIANINGGTGASNVIPGTLEVMFNFRYSTEVTAEILIERVEALLTAHELDYDISWTFNGLPFLTGEGPLLDATRHAIRQITGYDTDPQTTGGTSDGRFIAPTGAKVLELGPVNATIHKVNECVKIDDLEQLALCYEVILEQLLC, encoded by the coding sequence ATGACGCACGCTTCGAACACCCACCCAGTTACCGAACTGACTAAAGCGTTAATCGCCCGTCCTTCGGTCACTCCGCTGGATGAAGGCTGCCAAACCCTGATGGCCGAACGTCTTGCCGCCATTGGCTTTAATATTGAGCCCATGGTCTTTGAAGACACCACCAATATGTGGGCGCGTCGCGGTAATGAAGGCCCAGTATTTTGTTTTGCCGGCCATACCGATGTAGTGCCCGCGGGCGATTTAAGCCGCTGGCATACCCCGCCTTTTGAGCCAACCATTATTGACGGTTACCTCTATGGCCGCGGCGCGGCAGACATGAAAGGCTCACTGGCGGCGATGATCGTCGCAACCGAGCGTTTTGTGGCTAAGCACCCAAATCATCCCGGCTCGATTGCGTTTTTGATCACCAGTGATGAAGAAGGCCCCTTTATCAATGGCACCACACGGGTTATCGACACCCTAGAAGCCCGTAATGAAAAAATCACTTGGGCGCTGGTGGGCGAACCCTCATCGACCCTAAAACTCGGTGATGTGGTCAAAAATGGGCGCCGTGGCAGCCTGACCGCCAACTTAACCGTTAAGGGCATTCAGGGCCATGTGGCCTATCCGCACCTTGCGGATAACCCAATCCACAAAGCCGCGCCGTTTTTAGCCGAGTTAAGCCAAACCCATTGGGATAATGGCAACGAATTCTTCCCGCCCACCAGCATGCAAATCGCCAATATTAATGGCGGTACGGGCGCATCGAACGTGATCCCAGGCACCCTAGAGGTGATGTTTAACTTCCGTTATTCGACCGAAGTGACCGCCGAGATATTAATCGAGCGCGTGGAAGCCCTATTAACCGCCCACGAACTGGATTATGACATCAGCTGGACCTTCAACGGCCTGCCATTTTTAACCGGCGAAGGCCCACTGTTAGACGCGACTCGCCATGCTATACGTCAGATCACTGGCTATGATACCGATCCGCAAACCACGGGCGGCACCTCAGATGGACGCTTTATTGCACCAACGGGCGCCAAAGTGTTGGAACTCGGTCCAGTGAACGCCACTATCCATA